Proteins encoded within one genomic window of Lactococcus garvieae:
- a CDS encoding DUF2829 domain-containing protein encodes MTFEEILPQLKAGKKIVRTGWGGAENYVALYDNITLETGEKLQVTPYFLINVTGEGEGFSMWAPTPCDVLATDWILVND; translated from the coding sequence ATGACATTTGAAGAAATTCTACCACAGCTTAAAGCAGGTAAAAAGATAGTGCGTACAGGTTGGGGAGGAGCAGAGAACTATGTTGCTCTTTATGACAATATCACCCTAGAAACAGGTGAAAAATTACAAGTCACACCCTATTTCCTTATCAATGTAACAGGTGAGGGGGAAGGTTTTAGTATGTGGGCCCCAACACCGTGTGATGTTTTAGCAACAGACTGGATCTTAGTGAATGACTGA
- a CDS encoding 3-oxoacyl-ACP reductase — translation MTDWDFKGKKVLVTGAASGIGQAQAAAFTEAGAEVVGLDLHPFVAEYETLVCDVSNPQAVEKVASQIGTIDILLNTAGQLDDYRTMEETDFKLWKKILETNLDSMFLMTSAFLPAMKKQKAGVIINMASVAGLVAGGGGLAYTASKHAIVGFTKQLALDEAQYGIQVAGIAPGAIDTPMNAKDFTENDGEMAKWVASETPAKRWAKAKEVADLTLFLASPESSYLTGAVIPIDGGWTIK, via the coding sequence ATGACTGATTGGGATTTCAAAGGAAAAAAAGTGCTCGTAACTGGAGCGGCTAGTGGCATAGGGCAAGCACAAGCCGCAGCTTTTACAGAAGCTGGAGCAGAAGTTGTTGGGCTTGACCTTCACCCTTTTGTAGCAGAATACGAAACGTTGGTATGTGATGTTTCAAATCCACAAGCAGTGGAAAAAGTGGCTTCACAGATCGGAACTATAGATATTTTGTTAAACACTGCTGGTCAGTTAGATGATTATCGCACAATGGAAGAAACAGACTTTAAGCTTTGGAAGAAGATTCTTGAAACGAATCTTGATAGTATGTTTCTTATGACCTCAGCTTTTTTGCCCGCTATGAAAAAGCAAAAAGCAGGAGTTATTATCAATATGGCTTCGGTTGCTGGTTTAGTTGCGGGTGGAGGCGGACTTGCCTATACTGCCAGTAAACACGCGATTGTTGGTTTTACCAAACAGTTGGCCCTAGATGAAGCCCAGTACGGTATTCAAGTAGCGGGTATCGCCCCTGGCGCAATTGATACACCCATGAATGCCAAGGATTTCACGGAAAATGATGGTGAAATGGCAAAATGGGTCGCATCAGAAACGCCCGCTAAACGTTGGGCAAAAGCCAAAGAAGTAGCAGACTTGACCCTCTTTTTAGCAAGCCCCGAAAGTTCTTATCTGACAGGTGCAGTCATCCCTATTGATGGAGGATGGACGATAAAATAA
- a CDS encoding QueT transporter family protein, translating to MKKSTVYDMVTIAIVAALYVVLTMTPPLNAISYGPVQFRISEMLNFTAFFNKKYIVAVTIGCMISNFLSFTWIDVIVGGLSTLIFLSLGVLLFERYMKQYFFNGQLNKAFFYFAIFFSISMVTIALEMNLLFGMPFLWTWFTLALGEFASLLIGAIIMDKLSKRIDLTR from the coding sequence TTGAAAAAATCTACTGTCTATGACATGGTCACTATTGCCATTGTCGCTGCGCTTTATGTTGTTCTTACAATGACACCACCTCTCAATGCCATCTCTTATGGCCCTGTCCAATTTAGGATATCGGAAATGTTGAACTTTACAGCTTTTTTTAATAAAAAATATATAGTCGCTGTGACTATTGGCTGTATGATTTCGAACTTCCTTAGCTTTACTTGGATTGATGTTATCGTTGGGGGGCTTTCTACACTTATCTTCTTAAGTCTTGGTGTTCTTCTTTTTGAACGCTATATGAAGCAGTATTTCTTCAATGGTCAGTTAAACAAAGCATTTTTCTATTTTGCCATATTCTTTTCAATTAGTATGGTTACAATCGCTTTAGAAATGAATCTTCTCTTTGGCATGCCTTTCTTGTGGACTTGGTTTACATTGGCACTTGGAGAGTTTGCTAGTCTTTTGATAGGTGCTATTATTATGGACAAGCTAAGTAAACGCATTGATCTCACCCGATAA
- a CDS encoding Cof-type HAD-IIB family hydrolase: protein MENINAYKALAFFDLDGTLLNEQSQLDKEVVDAIHEIRRNGVLPFIATGRGHFELDKIMEETGITGAVAMNGQYIVLDGKTIYRDPISPTHIEKLHALAIEQDEALAFYGKDGYWVDRHTKFVQDAYAYTHMPLPTINPEGYKSEEVNMLLLLTDKLSQVDYYKSRMPELNFFMNAPTSIDITNITTNKGTGITHVKDVLNFKGETYAFGDGRNDLHLLDAADHGTAMGNAVPELKEIADFISSKNTERGIVNAFKHWNFI, encoded by the coding sequence ATGGAAAATATAAACGCTTACAAGGCCTTAGCCTTTTTTGATCTTGATGGTACTTTACTCAATGAACAGAGTCAGCTTGATAAAGAAGTCGTTGACGCTATTCATGAAATTCGTCGAAATGGTGTACTTCCTTTCATTGCAACAGGACGTGGTCATTTTGAACTTGATAAAATAATGGAAGAAACTGGTATCACTGGGGCTGTAGCCATGAATGGACAGTACATTGTTTTAGATGGAAAAACAATCTACCGAGATCCTATTTCGCCCACTCATATTGAAAAACTCCATGCCCTAGCTATCGAACAAGATGAAGCACTCGCTTTTTATGGTAAAGACGGGTATTGGGTTGACCGCCACACTAAGTTTGTTCAAGATGCCTATGCCTATACGCATATGCCCCTCCCCACAATTAATCCAGAAGGCTATAAGTCAGAGGAAGTGAATATGCTTTTATTATTAACAGATAAGCTTTCACAAGTTGATTATTACAAATCTCGTATGCCTGAACTTAATTTCTTCATGAATGCTCCTACCTCTATCGATATTACAAATATCACGACAAATAAAGGTACAGGAATCACTCATGTGAAAGATGTTCTTAATTTTAAAGGAGAGACTTACGCCTTTGGTGATGGACGTAATGACTTACATCTCTTAGATGCTGCTGATCACGGAACAGCAATGGGAAATGCCGTGCCAGAACTGAAAGAAATCGCCGATTTTATTAGCAGTAAAAATACCGAGCGTGGGATTGTCAATGCTTTTAAACATTGGAATTTTATCTAA
- a CDS encoding ankyrin repeat domain-containing protein: MKKYFLLLGILLVILAACAKPEKQVTNKQAEKSTTASTTKTEKVPKKEEVKYMRVLEAVSEKKSLAEVEKSIQAGQSDIDEVNAKGESSLLIATHENNVALAKLLIDNGANVNLQDHIQDSPYLYAAAQGKTEILAYILEHSNPDQKIYNRFGGNALIPAAEKGHLDNVKLLLEKGQVDINHQNNYGYTALIEAVALRDGSPKYQEIVRTLLDYKANKALRDNNNMTALDYAKQLGYSEMVNLLS; the protein is encoded by the coding sequence TTGAAGAAATACTTCCTTCTTTTAGGAATATTACTTGTCATATTGGCGGCTTGTGCTAAACCAGAAAAACAAGTGACAAACAAACAAGCAGAAAAAAGTACAACCGCCTCAACTACAAAAACTGAAAAGGTCCCCAAAAAAGAGGAGGTGAAATATATGCGCGTGTTAGAAGCTGTGAGTGAGAAAAAAAGCTTGGCAGAAGTTGAGAAAAGTATCCAAGCAGGACAGTCTGACATTGATGAAGTCAATGCAAAAGGTGAATCCTCTCTACTAATTGCAACTCATGAAAATAATGTAGCGCTAGCTAAGCTGCTTATTGATAATGGTGCAAATGTTAATCTCCAAGATCACATACAAGATTCACCCTATCTCTATGCTGCAGCTCAAGGGAAAACAGAAATCTTGGCATATATCTTAGAGCATAGCAATCCAGATCAAAAAATTTATAACCGTTTTGGTGGAAATGCTTTAATTCCAGCCGCTGAAAAAGGGCATTTGGACAATGTCAAATTGTTGTTAGAGAAGGGTCAAGTAGACATCAATCACCAAAATAATTACGGCTATACCGCCTTGATTGAGGCTGTGGCATTGCGAGATGGGTCGCCCAAATACCAAGAAATTGTGCGCACACTGTTAGATTATAAAGCTAATAAAGCACTGCGAGACAATAATAATATGACTGCTTTAGATTATGCTAAACAACTTGGCTATTCAGAAATGGTTAATTTATTAAGCTGA
- a CDS encoding universal stress protein, whose amino-acid sequence MRENYNNILVAVDGSEQANQAIQEAIEIAKRNHAALFVVNAKDVAQLYGTAYIMPAVLEEAEKQSAEVLEEAGKLIGDKVEYKAFQVSGSPKKEIVDFAEENDIDLIVMGSTGKGAIDRVLVGSTATYVVNHAPCNVMVVK is encoded by the coding sequence ATGAGAGAAAATTATAACAACATTTTAGTCGCAGTAGATGGATCCGAACAAGCAAATCAAGCTATTCAAGAAGCTATTGAGATTGCAAAAAGAAACCACGCAGCTTTATTTGTCGTAAATGCTAAGGATGTGGCACAACTCTATGGCACTGCCTACATTATGCCTGCTGTTTTGGAAGAAGCAGAAAAGCAATCTGCAGAAGTTTTAGAAGAAGCGGGTAAACTCATCGGAGACAAAGTTGAGTACAAAGCATTCCAAGTTAGTGGTTCTCCGAAAAAAGAAATCGTTGATTTTGCTGAAGAAAATGATATTGACTTGATTGTTATGGGTTCAACAGGTAAAGGAGCGATTGACCGTGTGTTAGTTGGTTCAACAGCAACTTATGTTGTCAATCATGCGCCATGTAATGTTATGGTTGTAAAATAA
- a CDS encoding DNA translocase FtsK, with the protein MPAKRKTKSKAKSKAKRSPAKKTSAKKATDKFWTANKKMAAFFGTFIIILFALARLGLFGVFLYNITRIAVGSLAIVLLLLVLFIMFMTVFKKEYFKKNSRFLPGIALFFFGLLLVFQARFDALHTGKKVMVLAMSDLKKGQVTHFLGGGFLGDLFFNPSKALFSVIGVYIIVGVLWLLAIYLMAPTLISRLRIFIHRNISETRTKLAERAEAKRAAALLEEKSRAQEEAEKKLREMEEPLPLEPQFEKDVSSEFSEIPIAIPDMPSTDMNQLEEPSPEEDDREAISFDRSVAVNNDFYQLPTIDLLKEIPPKNQAGERENVRKNIQILERTLESFKISATVESAVVGPSVTKYEIKLATGVKVSRVVNLSDDLALALAAKDVRIEAPIPGKSLIGIEIPNSEVATVGFRELWENAQPKTSSLLELPLGKALDGTIRTFDMTRMPHLLVAGSTGSGKSVAVNGIITSILMKALPSEVKFLMVDPKMVELSVYNDIPHLLIPVVTNPRKASRALQKVVDEMENRYELFSQAGVRNIAGYNEKIEKYNAQSNEKYQTLPLIVVIVDELSDLMMVASKEVEDAIIRLGQKARAAGIHMILATQRPSVDVISGLIKANVPSRVAFAVSSGTDSRTIIDTNGAEKLLGRGDMLFKPIDENHPVRLQGAFLSDEDVEAVVSFIKNQSQADYDESFDPGEVEEDSSRGASTGASSSADPLFDEARNMVISAQKASTAQLQRALKVGFNRASDLMNELEAAGIVGPAKGTTPRKVLVTQDGEFLDGQELDEE; encoded by the coding sequence ATGCCTGCAAAAAGAAAAACAAAAAGTAAAGCGAAGTCAAAAGCCAAGCGTTCACCCGCAAAAAAGACATCAGCAAAAAAAGCTACCGACAAGTTCTGGACTGCCAATAAAAAAATGGCAGCATTTTTTGGGACCTTTATTATTATTTTATTTGCTCTTGCACGTCTAGGGCTTTTTGGTGTTTTTCTCTATAATATCACACGTATTGCAGTAGGTTCTTTAGCGATTGTCCTTTTATTATTGGTTTTATTCATCATGTTTATGACAGTTTTCAAAAAAGAATACTTCAAGAAGAATAGTCGTTTTTTACCAGGGATAGCGCTCTTTTTCTTCGGACTACTCTTGGTATTTCAGGCAAGATTTGATGCACTACATACCGGCAAAAAAGTAATGGTTTTAGCTATGTCAGATTTGAAAAAAGGACAAGTTACTCACTTTTTAGGAGGAGGATTCCTCGGCGATCTTTTCTTTAACCCTTCTAAAGCACTCTTTTCAGTTATTGGTGTTTATATTATTGTTGGTGTCCTTTGGCTGCTCGCAATCTATCTTATGGCTCCTACATTAATTTCTCGTTTACGCATCTTTATTCATCGAAATATAAGCGAAACCCGTACTAAGCTTGCGGAAAGAGCTGAGGCAAAACGTGCAGCTGCGCTCTTAGAAGAAAAATCACGCGCGCAAGAAGAAGCAGAAAAGAAACTAAGAGAGATGGAAGAACCTCTTCCTTTGGAGCCCCAGTTCGAAAAGGATGTTTCTTCAGAGTTTTCTGAAATCCCGATTGCTATTCCAGATATGCCAAGTACGGATATGAATCAGTTAGAAGAACCTTCTCCAGAAGAAGACGATCGAGAAGCGATTTCTTTTGACCGCTCAGTTGCAGTTAATAATGATTTTTATCAACTTCCAACAATTGATTTGCTTAAAGAGATACCACCAAAAAATCAAGCTGGCGAACGAGAAAATGTAAGAAAAAATATTCAAATACTCGAACGTACGCTAGAGTCCTTTAAAATTTCTGCCACTGTAGAATCGGCCGTTGTAGGACCCTCAGTAACTAAATATGAGATAAAATTAGCAACTGGTGTAAAAGTTTCGCGTGTTGTGAATTTATCGGATGACTTGGCCTTGGCGTTGGCTGCAAAAGATGTTCGGATTGAGGCGCCTATTCCTGGAAAATCTCTTATCGGTATTGAAATTCCTAACAGTGAAGTAGCAACTGTTGGTTTCCGTGAGCTTTGGGAAAATGCGCAACCAAAAACAAGCAGCTTGCTTGAATTACCTTTAGGAAAAGCTCTAGATGGTACCATTCGTACATTTGACATGACCCGCATGCCTCACTTGCTTGTTGCCGGTTCGACAGGTTCGGGTAAATCTGTGGCGGTAAATGGTATTATTACTTCCATTTTGATGAAAGCTTTACCAAGTGAAGTGAAATTTCTTATGGTCGATCCCAAAATGGTTGAACTTTCTGTTTATAACGATATTCCTCACCTGCTTATCCCTGTGGTCACAAATCCCCGTAAAGCATCACGCGCGCTTCAAAAAGTAGTAGATGAGATGGAAAACCGCTATGAGCTCTTTAGTCAAGCGGGTGTACGTAATATTGCGGGTTATAATGAAAAAATTGAAAAATATAATGCTCAGTCAAACGAAAAGTACCAAACGTTGCCTTTAATCGTGGTTATTGTGGATGAGCTTTCTGATTTGATGATGGTGGCCAGCAAAGAAGTTGAAGACGCCATTATCCGTTTGGGGCAAAAAGCACGTGCTGCTGGCATACACATGATTTTAGCGACACAACGTCCTTCTGTTGATGTTATCTCTGGCTTGATTAAAGCGAATGTTCCTTCGAGGGTTGCCTTTGCGGTATCTAGTGGTACCGATTCACGAACAATTATTGATACCAATGGTGCGGAGAAACTTTTAGGTCGAGGAGATATGCTCTTTAAGCCTATTGATGAAAATCATCCGGTGCGTCTGCAAGGTGCCTTCTTGTCAGATGAGGATGTTGAAGCCGTCGTAAGTTTCATCAAAAATCAATCACAGGCCGACTATGATGAGAGCTTTGACCCTGGAGAAGTGGAAGAAGACAGTAGCCGTGGTGCTTCTACCGGTGCTAGCAGTTCAGCGGATCCCCTGTTTGACGAAGCACGTAATATGGTTATATCCGCTCAGAAAGCTTCAACGGCCCAACTACAAAGGGCACTCAAAGTAGGCTTTAACCGCGCATCTGATTTGATGAACGAGCTTGAGGCTGCTGGTATTGTTGGCCCAGCCAAGGGAACAACCCCCCGTAAAGTACTTGTGACCCAAGATGGCGAGTTTCTAGATGGACAGGAGCTTGATGAAGAATGA
- the holA gene encoding DNA polymerase III subunit delta, which produces MSVFDELEKIKKVGLPQILVLYGEEENIVQELKDRLLEFVHYDSSDLGQAYFDLNTSNANLALEELESLPFFVEQKLVILENLTNLTTAKKSVLDEKQTSRFENFLNNPVESTQLILILHGKLDSRLKLTKKLKSVATLLEAQELKPQELSRAFAETGLSNTILQRIFEKSNFTFPIIKQNISLLKTYTGEREITLEDVEKVVPKSLQDNIFLLTDLILKGKVADARDLVHDLTLQGEELIKILVIMTNTFRLYYQVKLMQNKGWDEQKQTTYLKIHPYRVKLANQQVRKMQEDFLAQALLSLIELDYKIKSSGVDANYLFDLAVIKLALKDL; this is translated from the coding sequence ATGAGTGTCTTTGATGAGTTAGAAAAAATAAAAAAAGTAGGACTTCCTCAAATACTGGTCCTTTATGGTGAAGAAGAAAATATTGTTCAAGAACTCAAAGATCGGTTGTTAGAGTTTGTACATTATGATAGCTCAGATTTGGGGCAAGCCTATTTTGATTTAAACACTTCTAATGCGAATTTAGCATTGGAGGAGCTAGAAAGTTTGCCCTTCTTTGTTGAACAAAAGCTGGTTATTCTTGAAAATCTTACAAATCTTACCACAGCTAAAAAGTCTGTGCTAGATGAAAAACAGACGTCACGTTTTGAAAACTTTTTGAATAACCCTGTAGAATCAACACAGTTGATACTTATTCTGCATGGCAAATTAGACAGTCGTTTGAAACTGACTAAAAAGCTGAAGTCTGTTGCGACATTACTAGAAGCACAAGAACTTAAACCGCAAGAACTTAGTAGAGCTTTTGCAGAAACAGGACTTTCAAACACGATACTTCAAAGAATTTTTGAAAAATCAAATTTCACTTTTCCGATTATCAAGCAAAATATTTCTCTTTTGAAGACCTATACTGGCGAGAGAGAAATTACGCTTGAAGATGTGGAAAAGGTTGTCCCCAAATCACTGCAAGATAATATTTTCTTACTGACGGATTTGATTTTGAAAGGAAAAGTAGCTGACGCTCGTGACTTAGTCCATGATCTAACCTTGCAAGGAGAGGAACTTATCAAAATATTGGTTATTATGACCAATACTTTCCGGCTTTATTATCAAGTTAAGCTAATGCAAAACAAGGGCTGGGATGAGCAAAAACAAACAACTTATCTTAAAATACACCCTTATCGTGTGAAATTAGCTAATCAACAAGTGAGAAAGATGCAGGAAGACTTTTTAGCACAAGCCTTATTATCCCTCATTGAGCTTGACTATAAGATAAAAAGTTCCGGTGTAGATGCAAATTATTTGTTTGATTTAGCTGTGATTAAGTTAGCTTTGAAAGACTTATAA
- a CDS encoding DivIVA domain-containing protein, whose amino-acid sequence MATFKFTPKDIYEADFGTKMRGYDKEEVDELLDDVIQDYEAFQAEMLRLQEENEFLKKKIVELESQASRPNQANLEETQRLDNMSRVVSNRLSKPKTEIGQPSNFELLKRINRLEQAVFGPGSASSEEV is encoded by the coding sequence ATGGCAACATTTAAATTTACACCTAAAGATATCTATGAAGCTGATTTTGGAACAAAAATGCGCGGTTATGATAAAGAAGAAGTTGACGAGCTCCTCGATGACGTCATTCAAGATTATGAAGCTTTTCAAGCAGAAATGTTACGTCTGCAAGAGGAAAACGAATTTTTAAAGAAAAAAATCGTGGAACTTGAATCTCAAGCAAGTCGTCCTAACCAAGCGAACTTAGAAGAAACACAACGTCTCGACAATATGAGTCGTGTCGTTTCAAATCGTTTGAGTAAACCTAAAACAGAAATTGGTCAACCAAGCAACTTTGAACTTCTCAAACGTATCAACCGTTTGGAACAGGCTGTTTTTGGACCAGGTAGTGCTTCAAGTGAAGAAGTTTAA